In candidate division KSB1 bacterium, a single genomic region encodes these proteins:
- a CDS encoding cellulase family glycosylhydrolase, with the protein MRMRTITIATLVFLGCISQLPAQTQSVFKEFITVDGSRLMQGEQEFRFISWNIPNLNFVEDEMAFTREHEYALPTAYEIRDALESVKQMGGRVVRAYTFPVRSEEDAEGVPKYVLGPGEFNERAFATMDTVLAIANQVGVRVILPFLNQWKWMGGRPQYAAFRAKSEDDFYTDRQLIDDFKTTIEYVITRENTVTGVQYRDDKAIMCWETGNELVCPYEWTREIARLIKNLDINHLLMDGYHAIDSRPVREESITDPNVDIISSHHYETDPEKIFKHIQINLDHINGRKPYVLGEFGFVGTPVIEKYLDWVMDNPIPGALIWSLRYHRHHGGFYWHSEPLGGGVFKAYHWPGFDSGEEY; encoded by the coding sequence ATGAGAATGAGAACAATAACGATAGCAACGCTGGTTTTTTTAGGGTGTATATCGCAGCTGCCGGCGCAGACCCAATCTGTTTTCAAAGAATTTATCACAGTTGACGGTTCGCGACTGATGCAGGGCGAGCAGGAATTCCGCTTTATTTCCTGGAATATCCCGAATCTTAATTTTGTGGAAGATGAAATGGCTTTTACACGCGAACACGAGTACGCTTTGCCAACAGCGTACGAAATCCGCGATGCGCTGGAAAGCGTCAAGCAGATGGGCGGTCGGGTGGTGCGCGCCTATACATTTCCGGTACGCTCTGAAGAGGACGCCGAAGGCGTACCCAAGTATGTACTGGGTCCCGGCGAATTCAATGAACGCGCTTTTGCCACCATGGATACGGTGCTGGCTATTGCCAATCAGGTTGGTGTTCGTGTTATTTTACCGTTCCTGAATCAGTGGAAATGGATGGGCGGCCGTCCCCAATACGCCGCATTCCGGGCAAAATCCGAGGACGATTTTTACACCGATCGTCAGCTCATTGACGATTTCAAAACAACCATCGAGTATGTGATTACCCGCGAAAATACCGTCACGGGTGTCCAATACCGCGATGACAAAGCGATCATGTGCTGGGAAACCGGCAATGAGCTGGTCTGCCCGTATGAATGGACCAGGGAAATCGCCCGGTTGATCAAAAATCTGGATATCAATCATCTTTTGATGGACGGCTATCATGCCATTGACAGTCGTCCGGTGCGCGAGGAATCGATTACCGATCCGAATGTGGATATTATCTCTTCTCATCATTATGAAACAGACCCGGAAAAAATATTCAAGCATATTCAAATCAACCTGGACCACATCAACGGCCGCAAGCCGTATGTACTGGGTGAATTCGGGTTTGTCGGAACTCCGGTTATTGAAAAATATCTGGACTGGGTCATGGATAACCCCATTCCCGGCGCCTTGATCTGGAGCCTGCGCTATCACCGGCATCACGGCGGATTTTACTGGCATTCGGAACCTTTGGGCGGCGGCGTGTTCAAGGCCTATCACTGGCCCGGCTTTGATTCCGGGGAAGAGTACTGA
- a CDS encoding fibronectin type III domain-containing protein — MREKAFEIQGLDNPMPPVPNAPVLLPIDHVAQISWRGSTGARAYDVQRSLSAKGPWATVGYNISDAATQYMPLYHDRDARPGTTCFYRVIAKNASGWSNPSNVMSVKIGSQALVDEMGHLNRLYHSSGNWTVSTENDRSFKEDMQRLSGESGDELIYRVPGTICGWNIYTFTRTKEANAEIWLSADAKEYERVEGGLNTIDTGEGYYGYWRPVLFSQNALQSEARYIKIKLTAETQMSRIEIFYK; from the coding sequence ATGCGGGAAAAGGCTTTTGAGATTCAGGGACTGGACAATCCCATGCCGCCGGTGCCGAATGCGCCGGTTTTGCTGCCGATTGATCATGTGGCCCAGATCTCGTGGCGCGGTTCCACAGGGGCTCGCGCTTATGACGTACAGCGCAGCTTATCTGCAAAGGGTCCCTGGGCGACTGTGGGCTATAATATTTCCGATGCGGCAACCCAGTATATGCCGCTTTATCACGACCGTGACGCCAGGCCGGGAACCACTTGTTTTTATAGGGTGATCGCCAAGAACGCCTCCGGCTGGTCCAATCCCTCCAACGTGATGTCCGTCAAGATCGGCAGTCAGGCTTTGGTGGATGAAATGGGGCATTTGAATCGACTGTATCATTCAAGCGGCAATTGGACAGTATCGACAGAGAATGACCGCAGTTTTAAAGAAGATATGCAGCGACTATCCGGAGAGTCCGGTGATGAACTGATCTATCGTGTCCCCGGCACGATCTGCGGCTGGAATATTTATACCTTTACCCGGACAAAAGAGGCAAATGCAGAGATATGGCTATCTGCGGATGCAAAAGAGTACGAGCGCGTGGAGGGCGGTCTCAATACGATTGACACCGGAGAAGGGTATTACGGATACTGGCGGCCGGTTCTGTTCAGCCAAAACGCTTTGCAAAGCGAGGCGCGCTATATCAAAATCAAACTGACAGCCGAAACTCAAATGAGCCGGATTGAGATTTTTTATAAATGA
- a CDS encoding RraA family protein yields the protein MKTVLMMFLSVCLMSAIVWAQDKAELEKGINYIETQVYTQEENEELLQLYKELRVADVSDGMDAVGLPGVGLVDPSIHPDWQDFEDLSHQFRGIAITVRYVPTQKRPLPENLDNFSQWEGEFYTKYSHEAFTELIEQGSVVVIDDVEEKDIGSIGSYNILAWHKAGAVGVVTDASSRDTDEIAKQQVPLYLRHKGRGIRPGRNEIESVNRPVSIGGVLVCPGDVVVADGDGVVVVPRRVAKQVAEHAQNVLKGDKAGRRSLYESMGLPLDQTVQ from the coding sequence ATGAAGACTGTATTGATGATGTTCTTGAGTGTCTGTCTGATGAGCGCAATAGTCTGGGCTCAGGACAAGGCTGAGCTGGAAAAAGGTATAAATTACATCGAAACCCAGGTATACACCCAGGAAGAGAATGAAGAACTATTGCAACTGTACAAAGAACTGCGCGTCGCTGACGTGTCCGACGGTATGGATGCGGTGGGACTGCCCGGCGTTGGACTGGTGGATCCGTCGATTCATCCGGACTGGCAAGATTTTGAAGATTTGTCGCATCAATTCCGCGGCATTGCCATTACGGTCCGCTATGTTCCCACGCAAAAGCGGCCGCTGCCGGAGAATCTGGACAATTTTTCCCAGTGGGAAGGTGAGTTTTATACAAAATATTCCCACGAAGCGTTTACGGAATTGATCGAACAAGGAAGCGTGGTGGTGATCGATGATGTGGAGGAAAAAGATATCGGCTCTATCGGCTCATATAATATTTTAGCCTGGCACAAAGCCGGCGCGGTCGGTGTGGTTACTGATGCCTCGTCGCGGGACACGGACGAGATTGCCAAGCAGCAGGTTCCGCTGTATCTGCGTCACAAAGGACGCGGGATTCGTCCGGGGCGTAACGAAATTGAATCGGTCAACCGGCCGGTCAGCATCGGCGGCGTACTGGTCTGTCCCGGTGACGTCGTGGTCGCGGACGGCGATGGTGTTGTGGTGGTGCCGCGCCGCGTTGCCAAACAGGTGGCTGAACATGCTCAAAACGTTCTAAAAGGCGACAAAGCGGGGCGCCGCAGCCTGTATGAAAGCATGGGCCTGCCGCTCGATCAAACCGTTCAATAA
- a CDS encoding SMP-30/gluconolactonase/LRE family protein: MHALAGLFAILLCFGGAAAQSPVSPDAKVEKIAEGFQFVEGPVWMDSSLLFSDIPANTIYQWTESDGIREFLSPSGQSNGLALDSAGHLLLAQHAERQVARLPENGTWTALATEYQGKRLNSPNDMAIKSDGSVFFTDPPYGIQSHQEELGFYGIYRYSADGELYLLDQSLNRPNGIVFSPDESHLYVNDSETRRIYVWDVRDDSVLVNKRQFAYMQPHGYADGMAVDAAGHVYSTGPIGVWVFAPDGTVLDTLAVPGQTSNCAWGDADRRTLYITSGDAVYRIRVDALSRVRDAQGRGRSDEFGLAANYPNPFNESTRIRFQLEQAGYTRFDVYNTRGQRVRTLMQDFVDAGVQHVCLECG, translated from the coding sequence ATGCATGCTTTGGCCGGGTTGTTTGCAATCCTGTTGTGTTTCGGAGGGGCGGCTGCCCAGTCTCCTGTGTCGCCGGATGCAAAAGTGGAAAAAATAGCAGAGGGATTTCAGTTTGTCGAGGGGCCGGTTTGGATGGACAGTTCTCTGCTGTTCAGTGATATCCCCGCCAATACCATTTACCAGTGGACAGAGTCCGACGGCATCCGTGAATTTCTGAGTCCCTCCGGACAGTCCAATGGGCTGGCGCTGGATTCAGCAGGACATTTGCTGCTGGCGCAGCACGCTGAGCGTCAGGTCGCCCGACTGCCGGAAAACGGGACCTGGACCGCACTGGCGACAGAATACCAGGGGAAACGACTGAACAGTCCCAATGATATGGCGATAAAATCCGATGGGTCTGTGTTTTTCACTGATCCGCCTTATGGCATTCAGTCGCATCAGGAAGAGCTGGGGTTTTACGGCATTTACCGCTATTCTGCGGACGGTGAATTGTATTTACTGGATCAATCCCTGAACCGTCCCAACGGCATTGTGTTCTCGCCGGATGAATCGCATCTGTACGTCAATGATTCGGAAACGAGACGCATTTACGTCTGGGATGTCCGGGATGATTCTGTCCTGGTCAACAAACGGCAGTTTGCTTATATGCAGCCGCACGGGTATGCGGACGGCATGGCTGTGGATGCAGCGGGGCATGTGTATAGCACCGGACCGATTGGCGTGTGGGTGTTTGCCCCGGACGGCACGGTACTGGACACCCTTGCGGTACCCGGCCAGACCAGCAACTGCGCCTGGGGAGATGCTGACCGCCGGACTCTTTATATCACCTCCGGAGATGCGGTGTACCGAATTCGCGTGGACGCCCTCAGTCGGGTCAGGGACGCTCAGGGGCGGGGTCGTTCGGATGAATTTGGGCTGGCGGCAAATTACCCCAACCCCTTTAATGAATCGACCCGAATTCGATTTCAACTGGAGCAAGCGGGATATACGCGCTTTGATGTTTATAACACCCGGGGGCAGCGAGTGCGGACGTTAATGCAGGATTTTGTCGATGCCGGGGTGCAGCACGTTTGCCTGGAATGCGGCTGA
- a CDS encoding putative Ig domain-containing protein, protein MKSNPNEQLGRTLYFRNVSDRYEFDGQFTVSIKTLDKGREIYTKSVAVDLNSGALDSFQYEFNCDLQRMHKAEYVFTARNFDKSVAFREQVPYILTPPPGDAPSINGPMVYGQRPGNPFLYRIPVSGKRPLEFSAENLPDGLTLDPRTGIITGRVETADDYSVTVRVDNEAGMDEKEMTFKIGDQLSLTPPMGWNSWNCWGLTVSDAKVREAADFMVSTGLVNYGWSFINIDDGWEAPARSYTGEIRANDKFPDMKALGDYVHEKGLKFGIYSSPGPLTCGGYLGSYRHEEQDIHTYCDWGVDYLKYDWCSYERIAEDHSLDELQKPYFRMRDVITEADRDIVYSLCQYGMGNVWQWGKQAGGNLWRTTGDIRDTWTSMSEIGFGQDSLWRYAEPGHWNDPDMLVVGHVGWGPAVHPSQLSYSEQYTHITLWSLLSAPMLLGCDLSKLDDFTLNLLCNAEVIAVNQDPLGEQARSFVKNDDLQIWAKRLSDGSAAVGCV, encoded by the coding sequence TTGAAATCAAATCCAAATGAACAGCTTGGCCGGACCCTGTATTTTCGTAATGTTTCTGACCGTTACGAGTTTGACGGGCAATTCACGGTTTCCATCAAAACCCTGGACAAGGGGCGGGAAATTTACACCAAAAGCGTTGCTGTTGATCTGAACTCGGGCGCCCTGGATTCTTTTCAATACGAATTTAACTGTGATCTGCAGCGTATGCACAAGGCTGAATATGTTTTTACGGCAAGAAATTTTGATAAATCGGTCGCGTTCCGCGAACAGGTTCCTTATATTTTAACACCACCTCCCGGAGATGCGCCGTCTATCAATGGACCGATGGTGTATGGACAGCGACCGGGCAATCCGTTTTTGTACCGCATCCCGGTCAGTGGCAAACGGCCGCTTGAATTCAGCGCTGAGAATTTGCCTGACGGATTGACACTGGACCCCCGTACCGGTATCATCACCGGCCGGGTGGAAACAGCGGATGATTATTCGGTGACTGTGAGGGTAGACAATGAAGCGGGGATGGATGAGAAAGAAATGACGTTCAAAATCGGTGACCAGCTCAGCCTGACACCGCCCATGGGCTGGAACAGCTGGAACTGCTGGGGACTGACCGTCTCGGACGCCAAAGTTCGCGAGGCGGCGGATTTTATGGTTTCCACGGGACTGGTGAATTACGGCTGGTCGTTCATCAATATAGACGACGGCTGGGAAGCGCCGGCGCGCTCGTATACCGGCGAGATTCGGGCAAACGACAAGTTTCCTGATATGAAAGCTTTGGGCGATTATGTTCATGAAAAAGGCCTGAAATTCGGTATTTATTCTTCTCCCGGACCGCTGACCTGCGGCGGTTACCTGGGCAGTTATCGGCATGAAGAACAGGATATCCACACCTATTGCGACTGGGGTGTGGATTATCTGAAATATGACTGGTGCAGTTATGAACGCATTGCCGAGGATCACAGTCTGGACGAACTGCAAAAGCCCTATTTTCGGATGCGCGATGTCATTACCGAGGCGGACCGTGATATTGTGTACAGTCTGTGCCAATACGGCATGGGGAACGTCTGGCAGTGGGGTAAACAAGCGGGCGGTAATTTATGGCGCACCACCGGGGATATCCGTGATACCTGGACCAGCATGTCGGAAATTGGATTCGGACAGGATTCATTATGGCGTTATGCTGAACCGGGACACTGGAATGATCCGGATATGCTGGTGGTCGGACATGTGGGCTGGGGTCCGGCTGTGCATCCTTCGCAGCTGTCCTACAGCGAACAGTATACGCATATCACCCTGTGGTCTCTGTTATCCGCGCCGATGCTGCTCGGGTGTGATCTCAGCAAACTGGACGATTTTACGCTGAATCTGCTGTGCAACGCCGAGGTGATTGCCGTCAATCAGGATCCGCTGGGTGAACAGGCACGGTCTTTTGTCAAGAATGATGATCTACAGATCTGGGCGAAACGTTTGAGCGACGGATCTGCAGCTGTCGGGTGTGTTTAA
- a CDS encoding nucleoside hydrolase, whose protein sequence is MNNLMYVFLMYLLFFCTAPVSGRVSAIIDADTGNEMDDLYAVAHAVVHDSFKVIGLTSAHFNNPQLVTDEMWHIYPTRDINTLEISQELNEKLLSILNRNSIPHPRGCGKMVGYAWGYYPGAQIPNSDAVRFIIEQAKQHSPEHKLNILCLGAVTNVAAAVLRDSSIVPSIRLYALTMKYDVERHVWNKNSFNANNDRNGLDVVLNTRGLELVIMPGNVSRELVFERERTLKKLGLIDVSVTEIFKRRWDEVSAGESWIMWDLALIEAVLHPELAVLETRTTPPENTPRPVSVYLDIDETKMKQSFWRTLKTLQ, encoded by the coding sequence TTGAATAATTTAATGTATGTGTTTTTGATGTATTTATTGTTCTTTTGTACTGCACCCGTTTCAGGTCGGGTATCCGCGATTATTGACGCGGATACCGGCAATGAAATGGATGATCTCTATGCCGTCGCACATGCGGTGGTTCATGATTCTTTTAAAGTGATCGGTCTGACGTCAGCGCATTTCAACAATCCGCAGCTGGTGACCGACGAGATGTGGCATATTTATCCGACCCGGGATATCAATACACTGGAGATCTCTCAGGAACTCAATGAAAAGCTGTTGAGTATTCTGAACCGGAACTCGATTCCGCATCCCCGCGGCTGCGGGAAAATGGTGGGGTATGCCTGGGGCTATTACCCGGGCGCGCAGATTCCGAATTCCGATGCGGTGCGGTTTATTATTGAACAGGCAAAGCAGCATTCACCTGAACACAAACTGAACATTCTCTGCCTCGGCGCGGTCACCAATGTGGCGGCGGCTGTGCTCAGAGATTCTTCAATTGTTCCGTCTATACGTCTGTATGCCCTGACCATGAAATACGACGTGGAGCGTCATGTCTGGAATAAAAATTCATTCAACGCCAATAATGACCGCAACGGACTGGATGTTGTGCTGAATACACGCGGACTCGAATTGGTAATCATGCCGGGCAATGTGTCCCGTGAATTGGTATTTGAACGCGAGCGGACGCTGAAAAAACTTGGATTGATTGACGTCTCTGTAACCGAAATTTTCAAGCGCCGCTGGGATGAGGTGAGCGCCGGCGAGTCCTGGATCATGTGGGACCTTGCATTGATAGAAGCCGTGCTGCATCCTGAGCTGGCAGTGCTCGAAACCCGGACCACGCCGCCGGAAAATACGCCGCGGCCGGTGTCGGTTTATCTGGATATTGACGAAACCAAAATGAAACAGTCATTCTGGCGCACCCTAAAAACCCTGCAATAG
- a CDS encoding polysaccharide deacetylase family protein: MKTLNVIVLLIFLSAAAGLPAAAASDSLIYLIVRGDDIGSSHAANLGCIASYKEGIQKTVEIMVPCPWFLEAVEMLKTCPGLDVGVHLTLTSEWEHYKWGPLTCAPSLVDSNGYFYPRQKNWSDQDATDAFWNAGPDMTQVEQELRAQIVTAMRHIPQVSHVTGHMGIASPGVSQKMSDLVERLAREYGLYIDLEAHHVKRTGPYFPDEQTAGFASMSAEQRFIQMLRQLKSGAYLYVEHPGMDVPEMQAIGHTGNDEVAKKRAEVTRVFTSDRVNAVIQELGIQLISYADLVSGKEN, translated from the coding sequence ATGAAAACACTGAATGTGATTGTCCTGCTGATTTTTTTGAGCGCCGCGGCCGGATTACCTGCGGCCGCAGCGTCTGACAGTTTGATTTATCTGATTGTACGCGGGGATGATATCGGTTCTTCCCACGCCGCCAATCTGGGATGCATTGCGTCCTATAAAGAAGGAATCCAGAAAACGGTGGAAATTATGGTGCCCTGCCCCTGGTTTTTAGAGGCGGTTGAGATGCTGAAAACCTGTCCGGGACTTGATGTGGGGGTGCATTTGACCCTGACCAGTGAATGGGAGCACTACAAGTGGGGGCCGCTGACCTGCGCCCCGAGTCTGGTAGATTCCAACGGCTATTTTTATCCGCGACAAAAGAACTGGAGTGATCAAGACGCAACCGACGCGTTCTGGAATGCCGGTCCGGATATGACGCAAGTGGAACAGGAACTGCGCGCCCAGATCGTGACGGCGATGAGACACATCCCGCAGGTGAGTCATGTCACCGGACATATGGGGATTGCCAGCCCCGGTGTGAGCCAAAAAATGTCCGATCTGGTGGAACGTCTGGCGCGCGAATATGGGTTGTATATTGATCTTGAAGCACATCATGTAAAGAGAACCGGCCCCTATTTCCCGGATGAGCAAACCGCGGGGTTTGCATCCATGTCAGCGGAGCAGCGGTTTATCCAGATGCTCAGGCAGTTGAAATCCGGCGCCTATCTGTATGTGGAGCATCCGGGTATGGATGTTCCGGAAATGCAGGCGATCGGCCACACCGGCAACGATGAGGTGGCGAAAAAGCGTGCCGAGGTCACTCGTGTGTTTACCAGTGACCGCGTGAACGCGGTTATTCAGGAACTCGGTATTCAGCTCATCAGTTACGCGGATCTGGTATCCGGAAAGGAAAATTAA